Proteins encoded by one window of Arabidopsis thaliana chromosome 2, partial sequence:
- the JAZ7 gene encoding jasmonate-zim-domain protein 7 (jasmonate-zim-domain protein 7 (JAZ7); CONTAINS InterPro DOMAIN/s: Tify (InterPro:IPR010399); BEST Arabidopsis thaliana protein match is: jasmonate-zim-domain protein 8 (TAIR:AT1G30135.1); Has 38 Blast hits to 38 proteins in 7 species: Archae - 0; Bacteria - 0; Metazoa - 0; Fungi - 0; Plants - 38; Viruses - 0; Other Eukaryotes - 0 (source: NCBI BLink).) — MIIIIKNCDKPLLNFKEMEMQTKCDLELRLLTSSYDSDFHSSLDESSSSEISQPKQESQILTIFYNGHMCVSSDLTHLEANAILSLASRDVEEKSLSLRSSDGSDPPTIPNNSTRFHYQKASMKRSLHSFLQKRSLRIQATSPYHRYR; from the exons atgatcatcatcatcaaaaactGCGACAAGCCTTTACTCAATTTCAAAGAGATGGAGATGCAAACAAAATGCGACTTGGAACTTCGCCTTCTTACTTCTTCTTATGATTCTGATTTCCATAGCTC GTTGGACGAATCAAGCAGCTCTGAAATTTCACAACCAAAGCAAGAATCTCAGATATTAACCATTTTCTACAACGGGCACATGTGTGTTTCTTCAGATCTTACCCATCTTGAGGCTAACGCTATACTATCGCTAGCGAGTAGAGATGTGGAAGAGAAATCTTTATCCTTGAGAAGTTCAGACGGTTCGGATCCTCCAACAATCCCAAACAATTCGACTCGATTTCATTATCAAAAGGCCTCTATGAAGAGATCTCTTCACAGTTTTCTTCAGAAACGAAGTCTTCGGATTCAAGCAACTTCCCCTTACCACCGTTACCGATAG
- a CDS encoding cotton fiber protein (unknown protein; BEST Arabidopsis thaliana protein match is: unknown protein (TAIR:AT1G30190.1); Has 342 Blast hits to 279 proteins in 74 species: Archae - 0; Bacteria - 7; Metazoa - 76; Fungi - 18; Plants - 51; Viruses - 0; Other Eukaryotes - 190 (source: NCBI BLink).), translated as MTEMPSYVVETPLFEPYKPKKQYKLYSSLLPIILSIFTYILIFHVLDVSPLSIFNDTKILFVISNALIIIIAADYGAFTDKENLDFYGEYTAAMRRDAQENPRPEKSVYGVSMAEETKNREKQEGPVGARDLQDQYLPNKKAKVTERIIQAVSKNQPRNKAIEKCEPVTEQNVHIIAAKEETCNASNLMNSKAYGRSKSDKARGSVISKERRRQEIKHRHKSYDRSQSDSSKWMVVHKGKKADEEMEEATKKWENVKEESEEFSKMSNEELNRRVEDFIQRFNRDIKRQI; from the coding sequence ATGACAGAAATGCCCTCGTACGTTGTCGAAACCCCCCTCTTCGAGCCTTACAAGCCCAAGAAACAATACAAATTGTACTCTTCGTTGCTCCCGATCATCTTATCTATCTTCACCTACATTTTGATCTTCCACGTTCTCGACGTGTCTCCTTTGTCGATCTTCAACGACACGAAGATCTTGTTCGTCATCTCCAACGcacttatcatcatcattgccGCCGATTACGGTGCATTCACTGACAAAGAGAACCTCGATTTTTACGGAGAATACACAGCCGCGATGAGAAGGGATGCACAAGAAAACCCTAGACCGGAAAAGTCGGTCTATGGGGTGAGTATGGCGGAAGAAACCAAGAACCGTGAGAAACAAGAAGGACCAGTGGGAGCGAGAGACTTACAAGATCAGTATTTGCCTAACAAGAAAGCGAAAGTTACTGAGAGAATCATACAAGCCGTGAGCAAGAACCAACCGAGAAACAAAGCCATTGAAAAGTGTGAGCCAGTGACTGAGCAAAATGTTCATATAATAgctgcaaaagaagaaacttgcaACGCAAGCAATCTGATGAACTCTAAAGCCTACGGGCGAAGCAAATCGGATAAGGCTCGTGGGTCAGTGATATCCAAGGAACGTCGTCGTCAAGAGATCAAACATAGACATAAAAGTTACGATCGGAGTCAATCGGATAGCTCGAAATGGATGGTTGTTCACAAGGGGAAGAAGGCTGACGAGGAGATGGAGGAGGCGACGAAGAAGTGGGAGAATGTAAAAGAAGAGTCGGAGGAGTTCTCGAAGATGTCGAACGAGGAGTTGAACAGACGAGTCGAAGATTTCATCCAACGGTTCAATCGAGATATCAAACGACAAATTTAG
- a CDS encoding Mitochondrial transcription termination factor family protein (Mitochondrial transcription termination factor family protein; CONTAINS InterPro DOMAIN/s: Mitochodrial transcription termination factor-related (InterPro:IPR003690); BEST Arabidopsis thaliana protein match is: Mitochondrial transcription termination factor family protein (TAIR:AT2G03050.1); Has 1033 Blast hits to 730 proteins in 67 species: Archae - 0; Bacteria - 0; Metazoa - 21; Fungi - 0; Plants - 921; Viruses - 0; Other Eukaryotes - 91 (source: NCBI BLink).), producing the protein MSAALSSSLYISPKKPSCPQQSQSTFLSTKPTTIKTNLHSHPLFTVADQTVTLQMKEKILCLELMGIDSGKALSLNPCLCSAPLDSIQSVLHFLQSKGIYPNDLPRILGMCPKILTSDVRTELYPVFMFLSNDLHVPENAFRRVIKKCPRLLISSVEDQLKPALFYLQRLGLKDLEALAYQDPILLVSSVEHTLIPKLRFLESIGFSRPEAIGMILRCPALFTFSIENNFKPKLDYFMSEIKGKLENLKEFPQYFAFSLEKRIKPRHLESMERGLELPLSLMLKSTDEEFEQLLTNPSSVANV; encoded by the exons ATGTCTGCAGCATTGAGCTCGTCTCTCTACATTTCCCCAAAGAAACCTTCATGTCCACAACAATCTCAATCCACATTCTTATCCACGAAACCAACCACCATCAAAACCAATCTCCATAGCCATCCTCTCTTCACTGTAGCTGATCAGACAGTAACCCTCCAGATGAAAGAGAAGATCCTCTGTCTCGAGCTAATGGGAATTGACTCAGGAAAAGCCCTTTCTCTCAACCCATGTCTCTGCTCAGCCCCCCTTGACTCCATCCAATCCGTCCTCCATTTCCTTCAATCAAAAGGAATCTACCCAAATGACCTCCCAAGAATCTTGGGGATGTGTCCTAAGATCCTCACTTCCGACGTCAGAACAGAACTGTACCCTGTTTTCATGTTCCTGTCGAATGATCTCCATGTCCCTGAGAATGCGTTCAGAAGAGTGATCAAGAAATGTCCAAGGCTCCTTATTAGCAGTGTAGAAGACCAGCTCAAACCTGCTCTCTTCTACTTGCAGAGACTTGGTCTCAAGGATCTTGAAGCTCTTGCTTACCAAGATCCTATCTTGTTGGTGTCTAGTGTTGAACACACTCTCATCCCAAAGCTTAG ATTCTTGGAGAGTATAGGGTTCTCAAGACCAGAAGCGATTGGAATGATCCTAAGATGTCCAGCATTATTCACATTCAGCATAGAGAACAACTTCAAACCAAAACTGGATTACTTCATGAGTGAGATCAAAGGAAAACTAGAGAATCTAAAGGAGTTTCCACAGTATTTTGCCTTCAGTCTAGAGAAAAGGATAAAGCCAAGACACTTAGAATCAATGGAGAGAGGATTAGAGTTGCCACTGTCATTGATGCTTAAGAGCACTGATGAAGAGTTCGAGCAGTTGCTCACAAACCCCTCTTCAGTGGCAAACGTGTAA
- the GPS1 gene encoding geranyl diphosphate synthase 1 (geranyl diphosphate synthase 1 (GPS1); CONTAINS InterPro DOMAIN/s: Polyprenyl synthetase-related (InterPro:IPR017446), Terpenoid synthase (InterPro:IPR008949), Polyprenyl synthetase (InterPro:IPR000092); BEST Arabidopsis thaliana protein match is: solanesyl diphosphate synthase 2 (TAIR:AT1G17050.1); Has 35333 Blast hits to 34131 proteins in 2444 species: Archae - 798; Bacteria - 22429; Metazoa - 974; Fungi - 991; Plants - 531; Viruses - 0; Other Eukaryotes - 9610 (source: NCBI BLink).) produces the protein MLFTRSVARISSKFLRNRSFYGSSQSLASHRFAIIPDQGHSCSDSPHKGYVCRTTYSLKSPVFGGFSHQLYHQSSSLVEEELDPFSLVADELSLLSNKLREMVLAEVPKLASAAEYFFKRGVQGKQFRSTILLLMATALNVRVPEALIGESTDIVTSELRVRQRGIAEITEMIHVASLLHDDVLDDADTRRGVGSLNVVMGNKMSVLAGDFLLSRACGALAALKNTEVVALLATAVEHLVTGETMEITSSTEQRYSMDYYMQKTYYKTASLISNSCKAVAVLTGQTAEVAVLAFEYGRNLGLAFQLIDDILDFTGTSASLGKGSLSDIRHGVITAPILFAMEEFPQLREVVDQVEKDPRNVDIALEYLGKSKGIQRARELAMEHANLAAAAIGSLPETDNEDVKRSRRALIDLTHRVITRNK, from the exons ATGTTATTCACGAGGAGTGTTGCTCGGATTTCTTCTAAGTTTCTGAGAAACCGTAGCTTCTATGGCTCCTCTCAATCTCTCGCCTCTCATCGGTTCGCAATCATTCCCGATCAGGGTCACTCTTGTTCTGACTCTCCACACAAG GGTTACGTTTGCAGAACAACTTATTCATTGAAATCTCCggtttttggtggatttaGTCATCAACTCTATCACCAGAGTAGCTCCTTGGTTGAG GAGGAGCTTGACCCATTTTCGCTTGTTGCCGATGAGCTGTCACTTCTTAGTAATAAGTTGAGAGAGATGGTACTTGCCGAG GTTCCAAAGCTTGCCTCTGCTGCTGAGTACTTCTTCAAAAGGGGTGTGCAAGGAAAACAGTTTCGTTCAACT ATTTTGCTGCTGATGGCGACAGCTCTGAATGTACGAGTTCCAGAAGCATTGATTGGGGAATCAACAGATATAGTCACATCAGAATTACGCGTAAGGCAACGGGGTATTGCTGAAATCACTGAAATGATACAC GTCGCAAGTCTACTGCACGATGATGTCTTGGATGATGCCGATACAAGGCGTGGTGTTGGTTCCTTAAATGTTGTAATGGGTAACAAG ATGTCGGTATTAGCAGGAGACTTCTTGCTCTCCCGGGCTTGTGGGGCTCTCGCTGCTTTAAAGAACACAGAG GTTGTAGCATTACTTGCAACTGCTGTAGAACATCTTGTTACCGGTGAAACCATGGAGATAACTAGTTCAACCGAGCAGCGTTATAG TATGGACTACTACATGCAGAAGACATATTATAAGACAGCATCGCTAATCTCTAACAGCTGCAAAGCTGTTGCCGTTCTCACTGGACAAACAGCAGAAGTTGCCGTGTTAGCTTTTGAGTATGGGAGGAATCTG GGTTTAGCATTCCAATTAATAGACGACATTCTTGATTTCACGGGCACATCTGCCTCTCTCGGAAAGGGATCGTTGTCAGATATTCGCCATGGAGTCATAACAGCCCCAATCCTCTTTGCCATGGAAGAGTTTCCTCAACTACGCGAAGTTGTTGATCAAGTTGAAAAAGATCCTAGGAATGTTGACATT GCTTTAGAGTATCTTGGGAAGAGCAAGGGAATACAGAGGGCAAGAGAATTAGCCATGGAACATGCGAATCTAGCAGCAGCTGCAATCGGGTCTCTACCTGAAACAGACAATGAAGATGTCAAAAGATCGAGGCGGGCACTTATTGACTTGACCCATAGAGTCATCACCAGAAACAAGTGA
- the GPS1 gene encoding geranyl diphosphate synthase 1 (geranyl diphosphate synthase 1 (GPS1); CONTAINS InterPro DOMAIN/s: Polyprenyl synthetase-related (InterPro:IPR017446), Terpenoid synthase (InterPro:IPR008949), Polyprenyl synthetase (InterPro:IPR000092); BEST Arabidopsis thaliana protein match is: solanesyl diphosphate synthase 2 (TAIR:AT1G17050.1); Has 15732 Blast hits to 15728 proteins in 2900 species: Archae - 335; Bacteria - 9322; Metazoa - 401; Fungi - 471; Plants - 404; Viruses - 0; Other Eukaryotes - 4799 (source: NCBI BLink).), translating to MVLAEVPKLASAAEYFFKRGVQGKQFRSTILLLMATALNVRVPEALIGESTDIVTSELRVRQRGIAEITEMIHVASLLHDDVLDDADTRRGVGSLNVVMGNKMSVLAGDFLLSRACGALAALKNTEVVALLATAVEHLVTGETMEITSSTEQRYSMDYYMQKTYYKTASLISNSCKAVAVLTGQTAEVAVLAFEYGRNLGLAFQLIDDILDFTGTSASLGKGSLSDIRHGVITAPILFAMEEFPQLREVVDQVEKDPRNVDIALEYLGKSKGIQRARELAMEHANLAAAAIGSLPETDNEDVKRSRRALIDLTHRVITRNK from the exons ATGGTACTTGCCGAG GTTCCAAAGCTTGCCTCTGCTGCTGAGTACTTCTTCAAAAGGGGTGTGCAAGGAAAACAGTTTCGTTCAACT ATTTTGCTGCTGATGGCGACAGCTCTGAATGTACGAGTTCCAGAAGCATTGATTGGGGAATCAACAGATATAGTCACATCAGAATTACGCGTAAGGCAACGGGGTATTGCTGAAATCACTGAAATGATACAC GTCGCAAGTCTACTGCACGATGATGTCTTGGATGATGCCGATACAAGGCGTGGTGTTGGTTCCTTAAATGTTGTAATGGGTAACAAG ATGTCGGTATTAGCAGGAGACTTCTTGCTCTCCCGGGCTTGTGGGGCTCTCGCTGCTTTAAAGAACACAGAG GTTGTAGCATTACTTGCAACTGCTGTAGAACATCTTGTTACCGGTGAAACCATGGAGATAACTAGTTCAACCGAGCAGCGTTATAG TATGGACTACTACATGCAGAAGACATATTATAAGACAGCATCGCTAATCTCTAACAGCTGCAAAGCTGTTGCCGTTCTCACTGGACAAACAGCAGAAGTTGCCGTGTTAGCTTTTGAGTATGGGAGGAATCTG GGTTTAGCATTCCAATTAATAGACGACATTCTTGATTTCACGGGCACATCTGCCTCTCTCGGAAAGGGATCGTTGTCAGATATTCGCCATGGAGTCATAACAGCCCCAATCCTCTTTGCCATGGAAGAGTTTCCTCAACTACGCGAAGTTGTTGATCAAGTTGAAAAAGATCCTAGGAATGTTGACATT GCTTTAGAGTATCTTGGGAAGAGCAAGGGAATACAGAGGGCAAGAGAATTAGCCATGGAACATGCGAATCTAGCAGCAGCTGCAATCGGGTCTCTACCTGAAACAGACAATGAAGATGTCAAAAGATCGAGGCGGGCACTTATTGACTTGACCCATAGAGTCATCACCAGAAACAAGTGA
- the PTAC12 gene encoding plastid transcriptionally active 12 (plastid transcriptionally active 12 (PTAC12); FUNCTIONS IN: molecular_function unknown; INVOLVED IN: positive regulation of transcription, DNA-dependent, transcription from plastid promoter; LOCATED IN: plastid chromosome, chloroplast, nucleoid; EXPRESSED IN: 21 plant structures; EXPRESSED DURING: 13 growth stages; Has 330 Blast hits to 283 proteins in 92 species: Archae - 0; Bacteria - 6; Metazoa - 99; Fungi - 32; Plants - 40; Viruses - 9; Other Eukaryotes - 144 (source: NCBI BLink).), producing MASISTTTWLYRGQVCTDSGKSSNCIVQRRVKCGFPLKTLHAGITSRDRSLRHCIKCKKEDGDGDVSEGSKKSEEGFEYVTVERHPYHSYMDSTSGKLEPASGARASIPGEDYWPEGTSSRVRAARAPQPAGESSSFPSYGKNPGSRRKKNRKATEENVTVETNDEVSDSEDSSEEEENDSSDGFVTYKNEFEREEEETGFELDKKLGRPHPFIDPTKKKQIEKTLTSDESWWNWRKPEKEQWSRWQRRRPDVETVFLKAMAETGQVKLYGEEPTLTETSLYRARRHLFKEERLQAERERLAKEGPMAFYSEWVKAWKRDTSREAVQKHFEETGEDENTQLIEMFSHQTDREYRIMMGTDIRIKRDPLAMRMREDQIKQIWGGDPVYPTINYIQDPNAVMDFRGPDFHEPTPNMLSYLKENGKVISREMHEALLTKEKTEQLEVPDMDDAMAQAVDIGENDDDEDDADVEKDDEKVPRNWSVLKETPELRTAKPKPKKEGRMSLDEAVDDAENLTDFLMDFEEETDP from the exons ATGGCGTCAATATCAACCACCACCTGGCTCTACCGAGGTCAAGTATGCACAGACAGTGGAAAGTCCAGTAATTGTATTGTGCAG AGACGGGTTAAATGTGGGTTTCCACTCAAGACATTGCATGCTGGGATTACTTCTAGGGATCGGTCTTTGCGACATTGTATCAAATGCAAGAAAGAGGATGGAGATGGTGATGTAAGTGAAGGGTCTAAGAAGAGTGAAGAAGGATTTGAGTATGTGACTGTTGAGAGGCATCCTTACCATAGTTATATGGATTCAACTTCTGGGAAGCTTGAGCCAGCGTCCGGGGCTCGGGCTAGTATTCCAGGTGAGGATTATTGGCCTGAAGGAACTTCGAGCCGGGTTAGAGCTGCTAGAGCTCCTCAACCAGCTGGTGAGTCTTCGAGTTTTCCTTCCTATGGAAAGAATCCTGGAAGtaggagaaagaagaatagGAAAGCTACTGAGGAGAATGTGACTGTTGAAACGAATGACGAAGTATCCGATTCTGAGGATAGCtctgaagaagaggaaaatgatTCCTCGGATGGGTTTGTTACCTATAAGAATgaatttgagagagaagaagaggagactGGTTTTGAATTAGACAAAAAGCTTGGAAGGCCACATCCTTTCATTGATCCTacgaaaaagaaacaaattgaaaagacACTCACGAGCGATGAATCGTGGTGGAACTGGAGGAAACCGGAGAAAGAACAATGGTCAAGATGGCAAAGAAGACGTCCTGATGTTGAAACG gttTTCCTCAAGGCAATGGCAGAAACAGGACAAGTGAAGCTCTATGGGGAAGAACCAACACTCACAGAAACTTCTCTTTATAGAGCAAGAAGGCATCTTTTCAAGGAAGAGAG gCTGCAAGCTGAGCGAGAGAGATTAGCGAAAGAAGGTCCAATGGCTTTTTATTCTGAATGGGTTAAAGCATGGAAGAGAGACACGTCAAGAGAAGCTgtacaaaaacattttgaagaGACAGGTGAAGATGAAAACACACAACTGATTGAGATGTTCTCTCATCAAACAGATAGAGAATACCGGATAATGATGGGAACTGATATTAGGATCAAGAGAGATCCATTGGCAATGCGGATGAGGGAGGATCAAATTAAGCAAA TTTGGGGCGGGGATCCAGTTTACCCGACAATTAACTACATTCAAGATCCTAATGCGGTTATGGATTTCAGAGGACCTGATTTTCATGAGCCTACACCAAATATGCTCTCTTATCTAAAGGAG AATGGCAAAGTCATCTCAAGAGAGATGCATGAAGCACTACtgacaaaagagaaaaccGAGCAGCTCGAG GTACCTGACATGGATGATGCAATGGCACAAGCTGTTGATATTGGTGAAAACGAT GACGACGAAGACGATGCAGATGTAGAAAAAGACGACGAGAAAGTGCCGAGGAACTGGAGTGTCTTGAAGGAAACCCCTGAGCTTCGCACCGCCAAG CCTAAACCAAAGAAGGAAGGTCGGATGTCTCTAGACGAGGCCGTGGATGATGCTGAGAACTTAACTGATTTTCTCATGGACTTTGAAGAGGAGACTGATCCTTAA